The window GATCGCGAGAACGGCGGCGCGCAGCCGGCCCGGCGCGTGGCCTTCAGGCTCGAGCTGGGCCCGCTCCAGCGCCTCGTCGGGCGGCAGGCGCGTGAGCAGCGCGGCCAGCGCCGTCAGCCGGGGCCCGTCGTCGGTGAGACCGGCGGCGATGTCGACGGCCCGCCGCAGGGAGGTGGCCGGCAGCACCGGCGCGAGGGCGGCGAGCACCTCCCCCTGGGGCTCGGGCGACTCGCTCAGCGCCAGCTCCAGCGCCTCGTCGGGCACCGCGGCCGCGATGGGCGGGAGCAGGCGGGTCAGCCACCTTCGGTACGTCGCGGGGATCGACCGGGCCGCGGCCAGGGCCTCCAGCCACAGCGCGGTCGGGCGCGGCCCGTCGGCCTGACCGGTTCGTGGCGAGGCGGCGGTCGCGGCGCGCGCGATGACGATCAGCGTCTCGGTGCGCTGGCCCGCGTGCGCGACGCGGCGGGCGTAGACCAGCGCCTCGTCGAACGTCCAGACGCCCTTGTCGAGCAGGGCCCCGACGAGGGCGGGGGGCACCCTCCGGGCGAGGCTGTTGATCGATGTCGCCATGAGCAGGTAACCGACGACGTGGGGCAGGTCCGCGGGCGGGCGGCCCGCGTCCACGTCCCGGCGGCAGGAGCGCAGCGCGGCCCGCGTCGCCGTGTCCAGGTCGCGCGCGTAGCCCCCGGTGTCGCCGACGCGCTGACGGGCTGTGAACCACACGTTGACGACGCGGGGCGCCGCCCCGGGTCGGGCCGGTGATCCCGCCGACCCTGCCGGCATGCCCAGATCAGTCGGCGCCACAGGCGAGGGCCCGACGGCCCGTTCGCGCGACAGCAGGGCGTGCGCGTCGGCCTCGCGACCGGCTTCCAGCAGATGGTGAACAAGGTGGCGCAGGCCGTACCGGCCGTCGGCGTCCGTCGGGACCCGCTCGTCGAGGCCAGGCAGGCCCGCCGCGAGGCCGCCCCAGGCGTCGAGATAGCGCTGCCCGATCGCGCCGTGCCGGCTCCTGGCCGCGCGGCGAAGATCCCTGACCAGGGAACGTTCGGCGGTCATGCTCCGGCTGATGCCCGGGGGCAGCTCGCCACGCAGGAACTCGCGCATGCTCGCGTGGTACAGCGACCAGCGGGGTTCCGTGTCTAGGTCTAGGTCGTCGTTGTCGGCGGCATCGGGGTCGGCGTCGTCGGTGGTCGTGGTGTCGGGGTCGTCCCCTGCCGCGAGGAGGAACGGCCGCCAGTCCTCTTCCAACACCGTCCGCCACCGTTCGTCTGGCTCGACCCCGGCCAGGGCGCACAGCAGCGGGAAGTCGACCGGTTCGGCGGCGACGGCGAGCGTGGCGAGCAGCGGCCCCTCCACCGCCGACCACCGCGCCCCGTCGCGGCCACGGGAACGCCGCACCCGCTGGGCGTAGTAGAGCCACAGCGAGGCGGGCAGGGAGTCGAGGTCGTCGGGCCGACGGGCCTGGCTGGCTATCTCGTCCAGGACGTAGCGCAGGTAGACCCAGACTCCGCCGCAGGCGGTCGAGAGCCGGTCGGCGACCTCGGGGACCGTCAGGCCGTGCGCGCGCAGCCGGGCCGCCAGGGGCTCCTCGGCGAGCACCCGGTGCAGGTAGGCGGCGACGTCGGCGAGATTGTCGGGCGCCGCGGCCTCCATCAGCACGACCCGCGGCGGCGGGTGCACCGGCAGGAACGCCGTCCCGGGCCGGCGGGACGCGATGACGTACACGCCGTCGGGAAGGATGGCGGGCAGCCCGAGGGGAACCTGGTCGGGTTCGGTCCTCGCCTCGTCGAGGCCGTCGACGACCAGCACGATCGGCTCGCCCGGCCGCAGCCGGTCCCGGGTCTCGGCGGCCTCGGCGAGCAGGTCGGCGAAGACGTCGGGACGCCCGGCCGACGGCGGCAGGACCCCGCCGGGTGCCGCGTCGAGGAGCCCCAGGGACACGATCAGCCGCGCGGACAGGTTGCGCAGCGCGGCCTCCGGTCGGTCGCCGCCCGGGATGCCGACGACGTGCGACAGGTATCTGCGGTCGCGGACCAGTTGGGCGCAGAACGCCGACTTGCCCAACCCGGCGGCCGCCTCCAGCACGAGGTAGCCATTCTCGTTGTCGCTGAGGAAACGGTCGACCTCGGCGACGAGCCAGTCGCGACCGACGAACCGGTCGAGGTCGAGCGCGCGGTGAAACTCGCCGGTGCGCTGGTAGACGTCGGTCAGCCGGGTGAACTCCCCGGTCGAGAAGACGGCGGCCGGCACCGACGCCGACTGCCCGGGGAAGCGCGGCGAGCCGGCGGAGTGGGGCAGGCCCGGCTCGGCGGCCGGCTTCGCGCGGCCCGTCAGCGTGGCGCCGATCCACTCCCGCAGACGGGACCTGGCCTCCGCCGCGGGCAGACCGAAAAGGTCCACGGTCGCCATTCCACGCAGGACGCCCGTCAGGCGGCAGTCCTCGACCCGGACCGGGACAAGAGTGCGTTCCGTGCCGTCCGGGTCGCGTTCGAATGCCGCTAGCCGCTCCCGCCGTCCGTAGACCGAGTCGAGATAGGCCTGGGAGACGACGGCCAGTGTGCGCCTGGACCGTTCGATGCCCTCGTCCATCCGGGTCGTCCAGTGGGAACCGGGCATGGCGTCCCACGCTTGGAGCAGGACGTCGTATCCGGACTCCTCCAGCTGCCAGGCGATCCATTCCGCCCACGCCTGGTCAGTGCCGGCGTAGGACACGAAAAAATCCCATCGGGGTCGCGCGCCGACGCTGTCGCGCGCCGGGGCGACCTGTCCCGAAGGCTCCCCCGACGCCATGTCCTTAGCGTGCCACGTCAACGAGCGCTGGCGGCCGGACCGGCGGCTCAGCCGCGCGGCCGCCGTCGACGCGGGTGAGGCGGGTGAGGCCCATCCAGGGAAACGGGTTCAGCGTGTGGCCAAGCATCCGCCGGATCTGGCGCCAGTCGACGCCCAGCGCGTACGCCCGCCGTGCGGCGGAACAACGACGTGATCGTGTTCGCTCGCCCGCCGCGACACTCCCAATCTATGAATACGGAGACCGGGACAAACCGTGGGAGGCTACGCCGCGTTCATGATCGGTTCTGTGTGGTGGTCCTTGAGCTGGTGCGGCGTCGGCGCCAGGCACGGATGTCGGCGTCGGCGGCCTGGTCGGTCTTGTGCGCGTAGATCAGGGTGGAGCGGATGTCGGCGTGGCCGAGCCGTTTGCGGATCGTCTCGACTGGCACGCCGGCGTTGAAACCGGTAGGCAGCAATGTTCCAGGGGTGTTGAGTAGCGCCATGGGAGAAGATCGACTGGTAGCTATTCGTCAGGGCTGGTAGTCACGGTCACGGACGAGTTCAGCGGCGTAGTGGTGCCAGGTGCCCCCAGCCTGAGCGGTCCAGCGGGCGGCGGTGGTCGGGTGCATCGAGAGCATGTCGGCCAGGACGGCGGTGGGGAGTT of the Pseudofrankia saprophytica genome contains:
- a CDS encoding toll/interleukin-1 receptor domain-containing protein — encoded protein: MSYAGTDQAWAEWIAWQLEESGYDVLLQAWDAMPGSHWTTRMDEGIERSRRTLAVVSQAYLDSVYGRRERLAAFERDPDGTERTLVPVRVEDCRLTGVLRGMATVDLFGLPAAEARSRLREWIGATLTGRAKPAAEPGLPHSAGSPRFPGQSASVPAAVFSTGEFTRLTDVYQRTGEFHRALDLDRFVGRDWLVAEVDRFLSDNENGYLVLEAAAGLGKSAFCAQLVRDRRYLSHVVGIPGGDRPEAALRNLSARLIVSLGLLDAAPGGVLPPSAGRPDVFADLLAEAAETRDRLRPGEPIVLVVDGLDEARTEPDQVPLGLPAILPDGVYVIASRRPGTAFLPVHPPPRVVLMEAAAPDNLADVAAYLHRVLAEEPLAARLRAHGLTVPEVADRLSTACGGVWVYLRYVLDEIASQARRPDDLDSLPASLWLYYAQRVRRSRGRDGARWSAVEGPLLATLAVAAEPVDFPLLCALAGVEPDERWRTVLEEDWRPFLLAAGDDPDTTTTDDADPDAADNDDLDLDTEPRWSLYHASMREFLRGELPPGISRSMTAERSLVRDLRRAARSRHGAIGQRYLDAWGGLAAGLPGLDERVPTDADGRYGLRHLVHHLLEAGREADAHALLSRERAVGPSPVAPTDLGMPAGSAGSPARPGAAPRVVNVWFTARQRVGDTGGYARDLDTATRAALRSCRRDVDAGRPPADLPHVVGYLLMATSINSLARRVPPALVGALLDKGVWTFDEALVYARRVAHAGQRTETLIVIARAATAASPRTGQADGPRPTALWLEALAAARSIPATYRRWLTRLLPPIAAAVPDEALELALSESPEPQGEVLAALAPVLPATSLRRAVDIAAGLTDDGPRLTALAALLTRLPPDEALERAQLEPEGHAPGRLRAAVLAILPEPARTATVREALAVWESASDPLEAIRTALLIAPHLAESERERLLGRALELGPAAPRPEAALSLLAPHLPGVVHAEIAAQPARWPAVVAALAPHLPAPHGRELAEALVAERPEVLADAAGRELAPLLTSTTVAAQLGAARLGAYDAVLTALAPHLPAAAIPGALAAVDELSTQEERARALAALAPRLDARGCQRALAIAMSIGDAPWRVLTAAALAPWLDDAGQARVAVAARDALPRVSAARCPPLIPVLLHGFLHSARPHSALLLGAAALGFSPPTRDGLLDDAVRVALDSAPAVPDASERSGGLAPPDLTEAVGGVAETLGCLFPYLPEAARQRCWSWLSDLRDLGTWWRFHTSLPGMPRSEEYELLLESEGQMLWWDRRARLGLPASMPAIARAGMASLVEWTTAGGRDRVLLACGPHLPEDLLEEVIAAGERLVGESPREVSAALVRLAPRLSGDLASRAVAVAERIPKDDRFSPTYPRSAALCALAPRLDPADARATIETITLDYYRALARLRLAAALPASSDARTDALTDGVRAVANMPAPLYRARLLLDAANTLPELRGPALVTAVREAEAEAAAAAEADSRRTRVGILLGPDRLTRVSVLLGLAPLLEPPAATAAITRALRLALAIREVNEEWRSFGVLLVADATEGLAPAAAFEILESVMEDLSTTIREHLLTHLRYLAPLLGALGGTGAAGATLDAIDSVARWWP
- a CDS encoding tyrosine-type recombinase/integrase; translated protein: MALLNTPGTLLPTGFNAGVPVETIRKRLGHADIRSTLIYAHKTDQAADADIRAWRRRRTSSRTTTQNRS